The proteins below are encoded in one region of Silene latifolia isolate original U9 population chromosome 2, ASM4854445v1, whole genome shotgun sequence:
- the LOC141642611 gene encoding cysteine-rich receptor-like protein kinase 15 isoform X1, with amino-acid sequence MTQISVPPIHSIHQETKKMAKSNMLLYFLITLIMVIPLFSSPAPPTYVYNICSNTTMFDTKSQYQTNLDTVFRYLSANATNPSGFHAAQAGSGTNDFVYGHFLCRGDQVPSSCQECVTTATTKDLPKTYCPNRKDAIIWYDQCMVRYSNKSFFGVLQQDGGVVLSNSQNVTGNVLHFMDVMDNMMNNIVIRVTNGGPNKKYGTTYAPYPSVLGIYGLEQCTPDLSTTDCSQCLVNAIRSLPISEGGQTILPSCYARFEISPFFNGASNLTVSPPPPSPPTSRNNSTRTSSSSGKSKTSAKLIAIIVAAAVILFLALLAIILYFVFAKSKKNYVPAHADDTGEDFTTIDSLQYDLATLKSATDNFGDDNKLGEGGFGSVYKGILPNGEVIAVKRLSRSSGQGVTEFKNELLLLVKLQHRNLARLLGFCLSGEEKMLVYEYAPNKSLDNLLFDPITQEQINWGVRYNIIQGIARGLLYLHQDSRFRIIHRDLKASNILLDANMNPKISDFGMARIFGGDQTQSNTSRVVGTFGYMSPEYVMHGRFSTKSDMYSFGVLVLEIISGKRNTSFYLSGYAEDLISYAWKLWDEGKPLTLVDAAIRESCSSQEVMRCVHLGLLCVQESVEARPSIDTVVLSLDSFTVTLPIPGQPAFFSKTGGESDIGKIMISLESSENHSIPASVNDVSVSEIEPR; translated from the exons ATGACTCAAATATCTGTCCCTCCCATACACTCAATTCACCAAGAAACAAAAAAGATGGCTAAAAGTAATATGTTACTCTATTTCTTAATTACCTTAATTATGGTAATTCCACTATTTTCGTCACCGGCACCGCCAACTTATGTATACAACATCTGCTCAAACACAACCATGTTCGACACCAAGAGCCAATACCAAACCAATCTAGACACCGTTTTTCGTTATCTTTCCGCCAACGCCACCAACCCATCCGGCTTCCACGCAGCGCAAGCCGGAAGTGGGACTAACGACTTTGTTTACGGTCACTTCCTTTGCCGTGGAGACCAAGTCCCCAGCTCTTGCCAGGAATGTGTGACTACTGCAACCACAAAGGATCTACCAAAGACATATTGTCCTAATAGAAAAGATGCAATTATATGGTACGACCAGTGTATGGTACGCTACTCCAATAAGTCGTTTTTTGGAGTGCTGCAGCAAGACGGTGGTGTCGTACTAagtaattcacaaaatgttacgGGTAATGTCTTGCACTTTATGGATGTAATGGACAATATGATGAATAATATTGTTATTCGGGTTACCAATGGTGGCCCGAATAAAAAATATGGGACGACTTATGCACCTTATCCAAGTGTGTTGGGAATTTATGGGTTGGAGCAATGTACCCCTGATCTTAGCACGACTGATTGTAGCCAATGTTTGGTAAATGCAATCAGGTCGCTACCAATTAGTGAGGGGGGCCAAACAATTTTGCCGAGTTGCTATGCTAGATTTGAAATCTCACCCTTCTTCAATGGCGCTTCCAATTTGACGGTATCACCCCCGCCACCGTCACCGCCTACATCGAGGAATAATTCAACCAGGACAAGTTCTAGTAGTG GGAAAAGCAAAACATCAGCAAAGTTGATCGCTATTATTGTGGCAGCAGCCGTCATTCTATTTTTAGCACTACTTGCTATAATCCTCTATTTTGTCTTTGCAAAATCAAAGAAGAACTATGTTCCCGCCCACGCCGACGACACTG GTGAGGATTTCACCACTATAGACTCCTTGCAATATGATTTAGCCACTCTTAAATCCGCAACTGATAATTTTGGAGATGACAATAAGTTGGGTGAAGGCGGATTTGGTAGCGTTTACAAG GGTATACTACCAAATGGAGAAGTTATAGCAGTGAAAAGATTGTCTAGAAGCTCTGGTCAAGGTGTAACTGAGTTCAAGAATGAACTGTTATTACTGGTAAAGCTTCAACACCGGAATTTGGCTAGACTATTAGGGTTTTGCTTGTCCGGAGAAGAAAAAATGTTGGTTTATGAGTATGCACCTAACAAAAGCCTTGACAATTTGCTATTCG ATCCAATAACACAAGAACAAATAAATTGGGGTGTAAGGTATAACATCATACAAGGAATAGCCAGAGGATTGCTTTATCTTCACCAAGATTCCCGTTTCAGAATTATACATAGGGATTTGAAAGCAAGCAACATACTATTAGATGCAAATATGAATCCCAAAATTTCAGATTTTGGTATGGCAAGAATCTTTGGTGGTGATCAAACCCAAAGTAACACAAGCCGGGTTGTTGGCACATT TGGCTATATGTCTCCAGAATATGTCATGCATGGGAGATTTTCAACGAAATCAGATATGTACAGCTTCGGAGTGTTGGTCTTAGAGATTATAAGTGGCAAGAGAAATACTTCATTCTATTTATCAGGCTATGCTGAAGATCTCATAAGCTAT GCTTGGAAGCTATGGGATGAAGGTAAGCCCTTGACGTTGGTTGACGCGGCTATACGAGAGTCATGTTCGAGCCAAGAAGTGATGAGATGTGTACACCTTGGCTTATTGTGTGTCCAAGAATCAGTCGAAGCTAGGCCATCAATCGACACGGTAGTTTTGTCATTAGATAGCTTCACTGTCACTCTTCCAATACCAGGACAACCGGCTTTTTTCAGCAAGACTGGAGGAGAGTCGGACATTGGTAAGATAATGATCTCACTTGAATCGTCCGAGAACCACTCAATACCAGCCTCCGTGAATGATGTTTCAGTGAGTGAAATAGAACCTAGATAG